A region from the Bacillus sp. (in: firmicutes) genome encodes:
- a CDS encoding LysM peptidoglycan-binding domain-containing protein, which translates to MDILRKTIIALTTFAIVSTSFVGKAYGQTYTVRSGDTLYKIAKNYGTTVQAIKDENGLTSNVIYANQNLNIPSSTRKTYTVVSGDSLYKIANKFGVTIQQLKTWNRLNSDRIYVGQTLVVANNSLTNTYHVKPGDTLSGIGKRFGVTVGQLKAWNNLSSDVIYAGQTLKVSAPSTNKYVVQPGDTLSHIAKKYNVTVQQLKAWNGLTSDLIKVGQTLTVSKPSTTSQSGSVPTPTKSFSSRLVEEAKKHVGTPYAWGGTSPSGFDCSGFIYYVFNQAGKSIQRSTTEGYFAQSYKINQPNVGDLVFFANTYKEGISHMGIYIGNNQFIHASSSNGVAITKLDNPYWSKYFVGYYRFK; encoded by the coding sequence ATGGACATCTTGAGGAAGACAATTATAGCATTAACGACTTTTGCTATTGTTTCTACTAGTTTTGTAGGAAAAGCCTATGGTCAGACATATACCGTTCGATCGGGTGATACGTTATATAAAATTGCCAAAAACTACGGAACGACCGTTCAAGCGATAAAAGATGAGAATGGACTAACTAGTAATGTCATTTATGCGAATCAAAATTTGAATATTCCGTCAAGTACAAGAAAGACGTATACCGTGGTTTCAGGTGATTCGTTATATAAAATTGCGAACAAGTTTGGCGTCACCATCCAACAATTAAAAACTTGGAATCGATTAAACTCTGATCGAATTTATGTTGGCCAAACGTTAGTGGTCGCAAACAACAGTCTAACCAATACGTATCACGTGAAACCAGGGGATACATTAAGCGGTATCGGGAAGCGTTTTGGTGTTACGGTAGGACAATTGAAAGCATGGAACAACTTATCATCAGACGTTATTTATGCCGGCCAAACGTTAAAAGTAAGCGCTCCATCAACGAACAAATATGTCGTTCAGCCAGGGGATACACTTAGCCATATTGCGAAAAAATACAATGTGACTGTTCAACAGTTAAAAGCGTGGAACGGGTTAACTTCCGATCTAATTAAAGTAGGTCAAACGTTAACGGTGTCAAAGCCAAGTACCACTAGCCAAAGTGGATCTGTTCCAACACCAACCAAAAGCTTCTCTTCTCGTTTAGTAGAAGAAGCGAAAAAGCACGTTGGAACTCCTTATGCATGGGGCGGAACTTCTCCATCAGGTTTTGATTGCAGCGGATTTATTTATTATGTATTTAACCAAGCTGGAAAAAGCATTCAACGGTCAACGACAGAGGGATATTTTGCCCAATCTTATAAAATTAATCAACCGAACGTGGGAGACCTAGTCTTTTTTGCCAACACGTACAAAGAAGGCATTTCCCACATGGGAATTTATATTGGAAACAATCAATTTATTCATGCAAGTAGCTCAAATGGAGTTGCGATTACTAAACTTGATAACCCGTATTGGTCCAAATATTTTGTAGGCTATTATCGCTTTAAATAA
- the pxpB gene encoding 5-oxoprolinase subunit PxpB: MIFPLGDGAVIVELGDQMNEKVSEQAIKLAQKLEQQPFPGFIEAVPAYTTVTVFYRPEVFDRAFAQVSNYIQKAMKQLSEQHPIQGRTIKIPVCYGGAFGPDLDEVAHYHGLPPEEVIERHTNHTYTVAFLGFSPGFPFLLGLDPAIATPRKSTPRTRVPAGSVGIAGQQTGIYPVESPGGWQIIGRTPLSLFFPEKEQPTLIRPGDRIIFHPISEKEFNVIVNGFKEDDE; encoded by the coding sequence ATGATTTTTCCATTAGGCGATGGGGCTGTCATTGTTGAGTTAGGCGACCAGATGAATGAAAAAGTAAGCGAGCAAGCGATTAAGCTAGCACAAAAGCTCGAACAACAGCCGTTTCCAGGGTTTATTGAAGCAGTGCCTGCGTATACGACGGTAACGGTGTTTTACCGACCAGAGGTTTTCGACCGAGCGTTCGCTCAAGTCTCAAACTATATTCAAAAAGCCATGAAACAACTATCCGAGCAACATCCTATTCAAGGCCGGACGATTAAAATTCCTGTTTGTTACGGAGGAGCGTTCGGACCAGATTTAGATGAGGTCGCGCATTACCACGGCCTCCCACCGGAAGAGGTCATTGAACGGCACACAAATCATACATATACGGTTGCGTTTCTCGGGTTTTCTCCTGGGTTTCCGTTTTTACTTGGGCTAGATCCAGCTATCGCTACACCTCGTAAATCCACTCCGAGAACACGGGTTCCTGCTGGCTCTGTCGGTATTGCGGGGCAACAAACCGGCATTTATCCTGTTGAGTCTCCTGGTGGTTGGCAAATCATTGGGCGAACGCCTCTGTCTTTATTTTTTCCGGAAAAAGAACAGCCGACGCTCATTCGACCTGGCGACCGGATTATTTTTCACCCGATTTCAGAAAAAGAATTTAATGTAATTGTCAACGGATTTAAGGAGGACGACGAATGA
- a CDS encoding GHKL domain-containing protein: MFIHIIKPLIVNYTIIIAFLVSTNLFFPLKKRKQYPFNEQVIYALVGTLAAVLCMFYPIEVLGDTNFDFRMVILLVLTLYRGKWVGLFCFFIVTIMRIIIGGEFVVPGVVINIIAYLLGIGFRKPFLEARQKAPISFVIFICFTVFSLITLELFVPFLTSSFYIIYFSLFFPTMFGLIFTMEKLMEINQQIEDTLYVEHLKTVSHMAAAFAHEIRNPLTTVRGFIQFLITNNQHHLLPQYSDLILEELNRTNEIISDYLSLSKPGKDGRETFVVETTLKAMVELIKPTAQMKNITIDLDLSNEHLVHVEKKFLKQALLNILKNAIEAIENKGTTDGKITVKSMSLPIQKVAIIIEDNGIGLTKEEVKKIGLPYYTTKSKGTGLGTLIIRKLIQDMGGTVHYYSQKNQWTRVEIVLPVYKK; encoded by the coding sequence ATGTTTATTCATATCATTAAACCTTTAATTGTTAACTACACGATTATCATTGCCTTTCTCGTTAGTACGAATCTTTTCTTTCCTTTGAAAAAAAGAAAGCAATATCCGTTTAACGAACAAGTGATCTATGCACTGGTTGGAACCTTAGCTGCGGTGTTATGTATGTTTTACCCGATCGAAGTGCTTGGGGACACGAACTTTGATTTCCGTATGGTGATTCTATTAGTGTTAACGCTATACCGAGGAAAATGGGTCGGTTTATTTTGCTTTTTCATCGTAACAATCATGCGGATCATCATTGGTGGAGAGTTCGTCGTTCCTGGGGTTGTGATTAATATTATTGCTTATTTATTAGGAATCGGGTTTCGAAAGCCTTTTCTAGAAGCTCGTCAAAAGGCACCTATATCTTTTGTCATTTTTATTTGTTTTACTGTTTTCTCATTAATTACTTTAGAGTTGTTTGTTCCCTTTTTAACATCATCTTTCTATATTATTTACTTTTCACTCTTTTTTCCTACGATGTTTGGGTTAATTTTTACAATGGAAAAGTTAATGGAAATCAATCAACAAATTGAAGATACCTTATATGTAGAACATTTAAAGACGGTCAGTCATATGGCAGCCGCCTTTGCTCACGAAATTCGTAATCCATTAACAACGGTTCGCGGATTTATTCAATTTTTAATTACTAATAATCAACATCATCTGTTACCACAGTATTCTGATTTAATATTAGAAGAATTAAATCGAACAAATGAAATTATTTCAGATTACTTATCATTATCCAAACCAGGGAAAGATGGGCGTGAGACATTCGTCGTCGAAACGACGTTAAAAGCCATGGTCGAACTCATCAAACCAACGGCTCAAATGAAAAATATCACGATTGACCTCGATTTATCCAACGAACATCTTGTTCATGTGGAGAAAAAATTTCTAAAGCAAGCGCTATTAAATATTTTGAAAAACGCTATAGAAGCCATTGAAAATAAAGGAACCACCGATGGTAAAATTACCGTTAAATCGATGAGCTTACCAATCCAAAAAGTAGCCATCATAATAGAAGACAACGGCATCGGACTAACCAAAGAAGAAGTAAAGAAAATTGGTCTACCGTATTACACAACTAAATCAAAAGGAACCGGCTTAGGTACATTAATCATACGTAAACTCATCCAAGACATGGGCGGCACAGTACATTACTACAGTCAAAAAAATCAGTGGACGCGAGTAGAGATTGTGTTGCCGGTATATAAAAAGTAG
- the vanZ gene encoding VanZ family protein, translated as MEWILLFGTDKWQHFIAYAIAAFGLSIFVCLIPPWQNGIKKIITVWFGLNIIGLLEEYRQLWLPIRTAEWMDAAANIVGTTAGISVPLLLCVIWRAFQDKPICSKKSMLTCLALLVFFIGPLFYGLVLWNEDIPITKVE; from the coding sequence TTGGAATGGATCTTATTATTCGGGACGGATAAATGGCAACATTTTATCGCATATGCAATCGCCGCTTTCGGGTTATCGATTTTCGTTTGCCTAATCCCCCCATGGCAAAATGGTATAAAGAAAATCATAACGGTCTGGTTTGGATTAAATATCATTGGGTTACTCGAAGAATACCGTCAATTATGGTTACCGATACGGACAGCCGAATGGATGGACGCGGCTGCTAATATCGTGGGAACAACTGCGGGTATCAGTGTTCCGTTGCTTCTTTGTGTCATATGGCGTGCGTTTCAAGACAAGCCGATTTGTTCGAAAAAGAGCATGCTGACCTGTTTGGCTCTGCTCGTTTTTTTCATCGGTCCGTTGTTTTATGGACTGGTTTTATGGAATGAGGACATTCCGATAACAAAAGTGGAGTGA
- a CDS encoding sigma-70 family RNA polymerase sigma factor, producing MESFEAVVKKFEPMIHRIIQSLHIYKDKDEYFQIGLIGLWEAYERFDPSKGKFFSYAYSFVWGRILEELKKSKRHDDRNVLPDTEFWLMIDSADVSIQEKELLLSMKEVLSEKQFELAWQFVCGLSVKEVAEKEGVSESAIKKRRAIMRTQLARWKEEIS from the coding sequence ATGGAAAGCTTTGAGGCGGTAGTGAAGAAGTTTGAGCCGATGATCCACCGGATTATTCAATCGCTTCATATTTATAAGGACAAGGACGAGTATTTTCAAATTGGGTTGATTGGACTATGGGAGGCGTATGAGCGATTTGATCCTTCAAAGGGGAAGTTTTTTAGTTATGCGTACTCATTTGTCTGGGGACGAATACTGGAGGAACTGAAAAAATCGAAGCGCCATGACGATCGAAATGTTTTGCCTGATACGGAATTTTGGTTGATGATAGACTCGGCAGACGTGTCGATTCAGGAAAAAGAACTGTTGCTTTCAATGAAAGAGGTGTTGTCCGAAAAGCAATTTGAGTTAGCTTGGCAATTCGTTTGCGGACTAAGTGTAAAAGAAGTTGCTGAAAAGGAGGGTGTGTCGGAATCGGCGATTAAAAAACGAAGAGCGATAATGAGGACACAGTTAGCGCGTTGGAAAGAGGAAATTTCATAG
- a CDS encoding 5'-nucleotidase C-terminal domain-containing protein: protein MKFRFRGLVSTVVAAVMSISLLTPVGQTVQADSGDFELRVLHLNDTHSHLDNVARRVTAIKEARAEVENSILLDAGDVFSGTLFFNQYEGLADLQFMNMIGYDAMVPGNHEFDKGPEVFAEFIKQAEFPIVSANIDYSNEPALNSLFKDEIGSPAEDGTIYPAIILEVGGEKIGVFGLTTPETAFLANPGENVVFENEIEKAKEAVEQLEQRGINKIIALTHLGYPYDVELAKQVEGIDIIVGGHSHTQLDEPVVFNEDTEPTIVVQAKEYSEYLGKLDVVFNKDGVLTSWNEELVHIDAKDENGQYLIPSDEEAQKLYEELLGPIEELKAEIVGTSDVFLNGERTFVRRGETNLGNLITDGMLAAAKKAIPETTLALQNGGGIRASIDKGEISLGEVLTTMPFGNTLVTLELSGAEVIEALENGVSKVEEVAGRFLQVSGMKFTFDSTKPAGERIVEVFVETENGYEPIDKDNMYVLATNAYIANGGDDYQVFKKAKDEGRMTELFVPDYEVFNAYLEEIGTVKATFEGRILQSIHDMKSTDFGFEAAQEIVARNIVPLEDGKFLPQAKVTRAEAAAWLTNALMLKVPENVNVFADVDESHPYAEAIAAVKDAGIFNGYADGTFRPDQVLTREQMATILVRAFKLQKKDMPVKLSDLGHVSASHKANVEILFQNGITKGSNGKFNPHKQTTRVQFAVFLQRALNK from the coding sequence TTGAAATTCCGTTTTCGAGGTTTGGTTTCTACTGTTGTAGCCGCAGTGATGTCGATTAGCTTGCTGACACCTGTTGGTCAAACGGTACAGGCAGATAGTGGTGATTTTGAGTTACGCGTGCTTCATCTTAACGATACGCATTCTCATCTCGATAATGTTGCACGTCGGGTGACAGCAATTAAAGAAGCGCGTGCAGAAGTCGAGAATTCGATTTTACTTGACGCAGGGGATGTATTTTCTGGAACGCTCTTTTTCAACCAATACGAGGGATTAGCTGATTTACAGTTTATGAACATGATCGGATATGACGCGATGGTTCCTGGAAACCATGAATTTGACAAAGGTCCAGAAGTGTTTGCGGAGTTTATTAAACAAGCCGAATTCCCGATTGTCAGTGCGAATATTGATTATAGCAATGAACCTGCATTAAACAGTTTATTTAAAGATGAAATCGGTAGCCCTGCTGAGGATGGAACGATTTATCCGGCGATTATTTTAGAAGTAGGCGGAGAAAAAATCGGTGTCTTCGGATTAACAACACCTGAAACGGCTTTTCTCGCTAACCCTGGGGAAAATGTTGTGTTTGAAAATGAAATTGAAAAAGCAAAAGAAGCCGTTGAACAGTTAGAACAACGTGGCATTAACAAAATTATTGCTTTGACGCATCTAGGATATCCATACGATGTAGAACTTGCTAAACAAGTAGAAGGTATTGACATTATTGTTGGTGGCCATAGTCATACACAGTTGGACGAACCTGTCGTTTTTAACGAAGATACGGAACCAACGATTGTTGTGCAAGCAAAAGAATATAGCGAATATTTAGGAAAACTAGACGTTGTGTTTAATAAAGACGGGGTACTGACTTCTTGGAACGAAGAACTCGTCCACATTGACGCGAAAGATGAAAACGGTCAATATCTCATTCCTTCAGATGAAGAAGCACAAAAACTATATGAAGAATTACTTGGCCCGATTGAAGAATTAAAAGCCGAAATCGTCGGTACTTCTGATGTCTTTTTAAATGGCGAACGTACTTTCGTTCGTCGGGGCGAAACAAACTTAGGGAACTTAATTACGGACGGCATGTTAGCAGCGGCGAAAAAAGCGATTCCAGAAACAACGCTTGCTTTACAAAATGGCGGCGGTATTCGTGCTTCGATTGATAAAGGCGAAATTTCCCTTGGTGAAGTACTAACAACGATGCCATTCGGTAACACATTGGTGACACTCGAATTAAGCGGTGCGGAAGTCATTGAAGCCCTTGAAAATGGTGTAAGTAAAGTTGAAGAAGTGGCAGGACGTTTCCTACAAGTATCAGGTATGAAATTTACGTTTGATTCAACGAAACCAGCTGGTGAACGAATTGTGGAAGTCTTTGTCGAAACTGAAAACGGCTATGAACCAATCGATAAAGACAACATGTATGTGTTAGCAACAAACGCCTATATTGCTAATGGCGGCGATGACTATCAAGTGTTCAAAAAGGCAAAAGACGAAGGTCGAATGACAGAATTATTCGTTCCAGATTACGAAGTGTTTAATGCTTATCTTGAAGAGATTGGTACGGTTAAAGCGACATTTGAAGGACGTATCTTACAATCAATCCATGATATGAAGTCAACAGACTTTGGTTTTGAAGCTGCACAAGAAATCGTGGCTCGCAATATTGTGCCATTAGAAGATGGAAAGTTTCTCCCACAAGCGAAAGTCACTCGTGCTGAAGCTGCCGCATGGCTTACCAATGCCTTAATGTTAAAAGTTCCTGAAAATGTAAATGTGTTTGCCGATGTCGATGAATCGCATCCATATGCAGAAGCTATTGCTGCAGTAAAAGATGCTGGCATTTTCAACGGATATGCGGATGGCACCTTCCGTCCGGATCAAGTATTAACTCGCGAACAAATGGCGACTATTTTGGTTCGTGCCTTTAAACTACAGAAAAAAGACATGCCAGTGAAATTAAGCGACCTTGGACACGTATCTGCCTCTCACAAAGCCAATGTCGAAATTTTATTCCAAAACGGCATTACAAAGGGTTCCAACGGCAAATTTAATCCACACAAGCAAACAACACGTGTTCAATTTGCAGTATTCTTACAACGTGCACTGAACAAGTAA
- a CDS encoding LamB/YcsF family protein, translating to MTTIDLNCDMGEGFGRYSFGVDEQMMPYISSANIACGCHAGDFSTMNQTVQLALKHNVAIGAHPGFPDRQGFGRREMMMLPTEIYELVLYQIGALQAFVQANGGKLHHVKPHGALYNMAAQNSEIAEAIAKAVYQISPNLILYGLANSELTKAGERLGLPVAHEVFADRTYQPNGTLTPRTEPNALITNEQLVIAQVLHIVRHGFVRAVDGTLVPIHADTVCIHGDGEKAVLFADKLNKALVKNGVTVRALNT from the coding sequence ATGACTACGATTGATCTTAATTGTGACATGGGCGAAGGGTTTGGACGCTATTCATTTGGGGTAGATGAACAGATGATGCCCTACATCTCATCAGCCAATATTGCCTGCGGTTGTCATGCTGGCGATTTTTCAACAATGAACCAAACCGTCCAACTCGCTCTCAAACACAATGTCGCCATTGGGGCCCATCCTGGATTTCCGGATCGCCAAGGCTTCGGTCGACGAGAGATGATGATGTTGCCAACCGAAATCTATGAGCTGGTTCTTTACCAAATCGGCGCTCTCCAAGCCTTTGTGCAAGCCAACGGCGGAAAGCTCCATCACGTTAAGCCACACGGCGCACTGTATAACATGGCTGCCCAAAACTCAGAGATAGCGGAAGCGATTGCTAAAGCAGTATATCAAATCAGCCCGAACCTCATCCTTTACGGATTAGCAAACAGCGAATTAACGAAAGCCGGAGAGCGACTTGGCCTACCAGTCGCTCACGAAGTGTTCGCCGACCGTACGTACCAACCAAATGGAACGCTCACACCACGAACGGAACCGAACGCACTTATCACCAACGAACAACTCGTAATCGCTCAAGTCTTACACATCGTTCGACACGGCTTCGTTCGTGCCGTCGATGGGACCCTCGTTCCCATCCATGCGGACACGGTTTGTATTCATGGGGATGGGGAGAAGGCGGTTCTTTTTGCCGATAAACTCAATAAAGCGCTGGTAAAGAATGGGGTCACCGTACGAGCGTTAAATACGTAA
- a CDS encoding biotin-dependent carboxyltransferase family protein: protein MTVTITKAGVLTTIQDSGRFGYQKLGVPCGGAMDDYAMRLANIAVGNDEEEAVIEMTMIGANYKFQEPAVICLTGADMNATLHGKKLELGRPYYIKAGSELRLQAAQNGFRTYLAIQGGIQIPPVLQSKSTYVKAQLGGLNGHPLKPGDVLPIKPPKQLPPTDWKLSPQLFSYINDTTIRVIPGKQYEWFTKEMMQPFTQHPYTITPQSDRMGYRLQGETLSIQKTNSLITEGTAFGTIQIPPDGQPIILMADRQPTGGYPKIGNVITVDLPKLAQKRPGKQVRFSFVSIEEAQALRKKRYHHLQSLKKVVQQAYETT from the coding sequence ATGACGGTGACCATCACGAAAGCAGGGGTGTTGACGACAATCCAAGATAGCGGGAGATTTGGTTATCAAAAGCTCGGTGTCCCATGTGGCGGAGCAATGGACGATTATGCGATGCGCCTCGCGAACATTGCGGTCGGAAACGATGAAGAAGAAGCGGTTATTGAAATGACGATGATTGGGGCAAATTATAAATTCCAAGAACCGGCTGTCATTTGTCTCACCGGCGCGGACATGAATGCGACGTTACATGGAAAAAAACTCGAACTCGGTCGTCCCTACTATATCAAAGCCGGAAGCGAACTCCGCTTACAGGCAGCCCAAAACGGTTTTCGTACATACTTAGCGATTCAAGGGGGAATCCAAATCCCACCCGTACTCCAAAGTAAAAGCACGTATGTCAAAGCACAACTCGGCGGCCTAAACGGTCATCCGCTAAAACCAGGAGACGTTTTACCGATCAAACCACCAAAGCAGCTTCCACCGACCGATTGGAAGCTCAGTCCGCAATTATTTTCATATATAAACGACACCACGATTCGAGTGATCCCAGGCAAACAATATGAGTGGTTCACCAAAGAAATGATGCAACCGTTCACCCAACATCCCTATACGATTACTCCCCAGTCCGACCGCATGGGCTATCGGTTACAAGGAGAAACCCTCTCCATTCAAAAAACCAACTCGCTCATTACAGAAGGGACAGCATTCGGGACAATCCAAATCCCACCGGATGGACAACCAATAATTTTAATGGCCGACCGGCAACCAACTGGGGGCTATCCGAAAATCGGTAATGTGATCACCGTTGATTTGCCAAAGCTTGCGCAAAAACGGCCGGGAAAACAGGTTCGTTTTTCATTTGTTTCGATCGAAGAAGCCCAAGCGCTTCGGAAAAAACGGTACCACCATTTACAATCGTTGAAAAAAGTCGTTCAACAAGCCTATGAAACAACGTAA
- a CDS encoding NERD domain-containing protein has translation MIKKPRNVPLILQKYEALLRRLPKDHPKRELIEQEVLKRRAGLEGEKSIDYYLKGVPKERYYIFHNLRLPVEDEYAQFDTILLSHSYILILEIKNIKGTLYFDQSFHQLIRVKDEKEDGFPDPISQVNRQQTLLSSWLQLHRLPVPPIESLIVISDPSTIIKASSYHKEIFQKVVRASNLSQKIKSFEAKHQVEKLTRKEMNKMSRLFHKEHTPLNSDIVSYFKLSREDILTGVHCPSCSTLPIPKHPNRNKWKCPNCKKEHPHAHIYSLRDYALLISTTITNRECREFLHIQSPWTTARLLRSMNLPYTGSKSHPKYNLPLDE, from the coding sequence TTGATTAAAAAACCTCGCAATGTTCCTCTCATTCTCCAAAAATATGAAGCTTTGCTACGCCGCCTTCCGAAAGACCATCCGAAGCGTGAGCTTATTGAACAGGAAGTATTGAAAAGACGAGCCGGACTGGAAGGAGAAAAATCGATTGACTATTATTTGAAAGGAGTCCCGAAAGAGCGGTATTACATTTTTCATAATCTCCGGTTACCAGTAGAGGATGAATATGCTCAATTTGATACGATTCTTTTATCCCATTCTTACATTCTAATCCTCGAAATTAAGAATATTAAAGGGACACTGTATTTCGACCAATCGTTTCACCAACTCATTCGTGTCAAAGATGAAAAAGAAGATGGGTTTCCCGACCCCATTTCACAAGTAAACCGGCAGCAAACACTGTTATCTTCATGGCTCCAATTACATCGTCTACCAGTTCCTCCAATCGAGTCGCTCATCGTTATTAGTGACCCCTCAACAATTATCAAAGCTTCCTCCTATCATAAAGAAATTTTCCAAAAGGTTGTCCGAGCATCTAACTTGTCTCAAAAGATCAAATCCTTTGAAGCAAAACATCAAGTCGAAAAATTAACAAGAAAAGAAATGAATAAAATGTCGAGGTTATTTCATAAGGAACATACACCACTAAATAGTGATATAGTATCCTATTTCAAACTTTCAAGAGAGGATATTTTGACTGGAGTCCACTGTCCAAGCTGCTCCACTTTGCCGATTCCAAAACATCCGAATCGGAATAAATGGAAATGTCCTAATTGTAAAAAAGAGCATCCTCACGCCCATATCTATTCGTTGAGGGACTACGCGCTTTTAATCAGCACCACTATTACTAACCGCGAATGTCGAGAATTTCTTCATATCCAATCACCGTGGACGACGGCTAGATTATTACGTTCAATGAACCTTCCATACACAGGGTCAAAAAGCCATCCAAAATATAATTTACCACTTGATGAATAG